The Hymenobacter oligotrophus genome has a window encoding:
- a CDS encoding aldo/keto reductase, whose amino-acid sequence MTADAFISRLALGTAQFGLAYGINNTLGRPTDEVVHRTLAEAQAAGIALLDTAAAYGDSETRLGQWLSKQPTTAFEIVTKVGAAPASEVLGSVQASLARLQQPQVYGVLFHDFGALQLQPEAWQGLLAARAAGYTQRIGVSLYHPWQAEWLLEHGYQPQLVQVPYNVLDQRFASLLPSLANEGIEVHGRSAFLQGLLLRPLHTLPAFFEPLQPKLAQMRAVVAEVGVPLEAALLLFAATAPGMSRVVIGVDSPENLQANLAAGAYLPQFGQLREQLQAFAEPTDTYILPYAWPTPR is encoded by the coding sequence ATGACGGCCGACGCGTTCATCAGCCGGCTTGCCCTCGGTACTGCGCAATTTGGCTTGGCCTATGGTATCAACAACACCCTGGGCCGGCCTACCGACGAGGTGGTGCACCGCACCTTGGCCGAAGCGCAGGCGGCTGGCATAGCCCTACTGGATACCGCCGCGGCCTACGGCGACAGCGAAACTCGCCTAGGTCAGTGGCTAAGCAAGCAGCCCACCACCGCTTTTGAAATTGTTACCAAAGTCGGCGCGGCGCCGGCGAGCGAGGTCCTCGGTTCGGTGCAAGCCTCCTTAGCACGGCTACAGCAGCCACAAGTATACGGCGTGTTGTTTCACGACTTTGGTGCTTTGCAGCTCCAACCCGAAGCGTGGCAAGGCTTGCTAGCAGCCCGGGCAGCGGGTTATACCCAGCGCATTGGCGTATCACTCTACCATCCGTGGCAGGCCGAATGGCTGCTTGAGCACGGCTATCAACCTCAGTTGGTGCAGGTACCCTACAACGTACTCGATCAGCGTTTTGCCTCGCTGTTGCCCAGCTTGGCCAACGAGGGCATCGAGGTGCACGGGCGTTCAGCCTTTCTGCAAGGCTTGTTGCTACGCCCCTTGCATACGCTGCCCGCATTCTTCGAGCCGCTGCAGCCCAAACTGGCGCAAATGCGCGCGGTGGTTGCCGAAGTTGGTGTTCCGCTCGAGGCTGCGCTGCTGCTATTCGCGGCTACTGCACCAGGCATGAGCCGCGTGGTAATTGGCGTAGATTCGCCCGAAAACTTGCAAGCCAACCTTGCCGCGGGTGCTTACTTGCCGCAGTTCGGGCAACTGCGCGAGCAGCTACAAGCTTTTGCCGAACCTACCGACACGTACATTCTCCCTTACGCATGGCCAACCCCGCGCTAG
- the pseC gene encoding UDP-4-amino-4,6-dideoxy-N-acetyl-beta-L-altrosamine transaminase — MSTTVFRPIPYGRQHITEADVQAVVETLQSDFLTQGPKVAEFEQRFAEYIGVEYAVAVSNGTAALHLCAMALGVQPGQRVITTPITFAASANCVRYCGGEVHFVDIDPATALIDLGKVRQLLEQHPKGYFSGLIPVDFAGLPVNLEQARQLADEFGLWIIEDACHAPGGSFLDSQGREQRCGNGQLADLAIFSFHPVKHIATGEGGMITTNRRDLYEQLLLLRTHGITRDAARLGLPDEGGWYYEMQELGYNYRMPDMLCALGITQLQRADEGLERRRQLARQYDAAFTEVPGITPLAGAAGHAYHLYVIQVEDRRGLYDFLRARQIFAQVHYIPVHTMPYYQQLGWQRGDLPLAEAYYARCLSLPMFPSLSDEEQQYVIDSVREFVGA; from the coding sequence ATGAGCACTACTGTATTCCGCCCCATTCCGTACGGCCGCCAGCACATCACCGAAGCCGACGTGCAGGCCGTTGTCGAGACGCTGCAATCCGATTTTCTGACCCAAGGCCCCAAAGTGGCCGAGTTCGAGCAACGGTTCGCCGAGTACATTGGCGTGGAGTACGCAGTGGCCGTGAGCAACGGCACGGCGGCTTTGCACCTCTGTGCCATGGCTTTGGGTGTGCAGCCGGGCCAGCGCGTCATCACCACGCCCATCACGTTTGCGGCCTCGGCCAACTGCGTGCGGTACTGCGGCGGCGAAGTGCACTTCGTGGATATTGACCCCGCTACGGCGCTCATCGACCTAGGCAAAGTACGCCAGCTGCTGGAGCAGCACCCCAAAGGGTATTTCAGTGGGCTGATTCCGGTGGATTTTGCCGGCCTGCCCGTGAACCTGGAACAAGCGCGCCAGCTGGCCGATGAGTTTGGCCTCTGGATTATCGAAGATGCCTGCCACGCGCCGGGCGGCTCCTTCCTCGACAGCCAAGGCCGCGAGCAGCGCTGCGGCAACGGGCAGCTCGCCGATTTGGCCATTTTCTCCTTTCACCCCGTTAAGCACATTGCTACCGGCGAAGGCGGCATGATTACCACCAACCGCCGCGACTTGTACGAGCAACTGCTGCTGCTGCGCACCCACGGCATCACCCGCGACGCGGCTCGCCTCGGCCTGCCCGACGAAGGCGGCTGGTACTACGAAATGCAGGAGCTCGGCTACAACTACCGCATGCCCGATATGCTCTGCGCCCTAGGTATTACGCAGCTGCAACGCGCCGATGAAGGCCTGGAGCGCCGCCGCCAACTGGCCCGGCAGTACGACGCCGCGTTTACTGAGGTGCCCGGCATTACGCCATTGGCTGGTGCCGCCGGACATGCCTATCACTTGTATGTCATTCAGGTAGAAGACCGTCGGGGACTTTACGACTTTTTGCGGGCACGCCAGATTTTTGCGCAGGTGCACTACATCCCCGTGCACACCATGCCCTACTACCAGCAGCTAGGCTGGCAGCGCGGCGACTTGCCGTTGGCCGAAGCCTACTACGCCCGCTGCCTGAGCTTGCCGATGTTCCCTTCGCTTTCCGATGAGGAGCAGCAATACGTAATTGATTCGGTACGGGAGTTTGTAGGGGCGTAA
- a CDS encoding cytidylyltransferase domain-containing protein, producing the protein MDNSLTPLRVGALVQARMGSTRLPGKSLMPLPLGSATSVLSHVLARAQAAKQVHAVVVATSALPTDDAIAHAAQACGVAVYRGDEQDVLRRFNEAAQAHQLDVVVRLTGDNPAIDPGYLDRAVAAHLASKADYTLTTGLPLGANFEVLSQQALAAAFAQATAAEEREHVTPYLRRHPELFRLQTLDFGTAAVPATLRLTLDYPSDYALLHLLFSTLPPGFDLAAVGKLLRLHPWLAHINDQNTQVKV; encoded by the coding sequence ATGGACAATTCGCTAACCCCCTTGCGCGTTGGTGCGTTGGTGCAGGCCCGTATGGGCTCCACGCGGTTGCCGGGCAAATCCCTGATGCCGCTGCCCCTAGGTAGTGCTACCTCGGTGCTGAGCCATGTGCTGGCGCGGGCCCAAGCTGCCAAGCAGGTACATGCGGTGGTGGTGGCTACCTCTGCCCTACCCACCGACGACGCCATTGCCCACGCCGCCCAAGCGTGCGGCGTTGCCGTTTACCGCGGCGATGAGCAGGACGTGCTGCGCCGTTTTAACGAGGCTGCCCAAGCACACCAGCTCGATGTGGTGGTGCGCCTCACGGGCGATAACCCCGCCATCGACCCCGGCTACCTCGACCGCGCCGTAGCTGCGCACCTTGCCAGCAAGGCCGACTACACCCTTACCACGGGGTTGCCCCTAGGTGCCAATTTCGAAGTATTGAGCCAGCAGGCCCTGGCGGCCGCATTCGCGCAAGCCACAGCGGCCGAGGAGCGTGAGCACGTAACCCCGTACCTTCGGCGGCACCCCGAGTTGTTTCGGCTGCAAACGCTCGACTTCGGAACCGCTGCCGTACCCGCTACGCTGCGCCTAACCCTCGATTACCCCAGCGACTACGCCTTGCTGCACCTGCTCTTCAGCACCTTGCCGCCCGGCTTCGATTTGGCGGCGGTGGGCAAGCTGCTGCGGCTGCACCCGTGGTTGGCGCACATCAACGATCAGAACACGCAAGTAAAAGTGTAA
- a CDS encoding glycosyltransferase family protein — translation MPVWPPTTRVARLRDALQLRFTPLFASLPATTLEPISPANPLKRLAKVLGYTAVRLVGNMFRPIRNPEQLRGAVWLYVVSQNNYDSLRFIREHRSDAVLVAGQAKQIGRYNQQVNRLSLRRKVLYYWQLPEVLLGLWRSEGPGAWRFFDLVFNAIGYYEVYRRALRHYRPRAVVFANDHNDDARALLLACIAEGVPTAYVQHASVSTNFPPLGFDLSLLEGQDALDKYRQCGPVRGQVQLVGMPKADAFIRRRNQQPRVQRVAIAANTLDDSAGLLAALEYLLGNFPHLSFTFRAHPSDPRSFAELRQRFPQLRFSDARQESVFEFLQQHDALIAADTSTHLEATLLNLVSLYYRFSNHGVADDYYGYAAHGLIDRAFGLPELGELLNRYAQHKPLEHYQRAAYYCATLGTAHEGHSQELALQRLDLWLR, via the coding sequence ATGCCGGTTTGGCCACCTACCACCCGGGTTGCCCGCCTGCGCGATGCGCTGCAGTTGCGCTTTACGCCGCTGTTTGCTTCGTTGCCCGCCACCACCCTCGAGCCTATTTCGCCGGCCAACCCGCTGAAGCGCTTGGCCAAAGTACTCGGCTATACGGCGGTGCGGCTGGTGGGCAATATGTTTCGGCCCATCCGCAACCCCGAGCAGTTGCGTGGCGCGGTGTGGCTGTACGTGGTGAGCCAAAACAACTACGACTCGCTGCGCTTTATTCGGGAGCACCGTTCCGATGCTGTGCTCGTGGCTGGCCAAGCCAAGCAAATCGGCCGCTACAACCAGCAGGTAAATCGCCTCTCCTTACGTCGTAAGGTACTCTATTACTGGCAACTGCCCGAAGTGCTCCTGGGCTTGTGGCGCAGCGAAGGACCTGGGGCCTGGCGTTTTTTCGATCTGGTCTTCAACGCCATTGGCTACTACGAGGTGTACCGACGGGCGCTGCGGCATTACCGGCCGAGGGCCGTGGTATTTGCCAACGACCACAACGACGACGCCCGGGCCCTGTTGCTGGCCTGCATAGCCGAAGGCGTACCGACGGCCTACGTACAGCACGCGAGTGTGAGCACCAACTTCCCGCCCCTAGGTTTCGATTTGAGCTTGCTCGAAGGGCAGGATGCATTGGATAAATACCGCCAGTGCGGGCCGGTGCGGGGCCAGGTGCAACTGGTGGGCATGCCCAAGGCCGATGCTTTCATTCGGCGACGCAACCAGCAACCTAGGGTACAGCGAGTAGCCATTGCCGCCAACACCCTCGACGATAGCGCCGGGCTGCTGGCCGCCTTGGAGTACCTGCTCGGCAACTTCCCGCACCTCAGCTTTACTTTTCGGGCCCACCCCAGCGACCCGCGCAGCTTTGCCGAGTTGCGCCAGCGGTTTCCGCAGCTGCGCTTTTCGGATGCGCGGCAGGAGTCGGTGTTTGAGTTTCTACAGCAGCACGACGCGCTGATTGCCGCCGACACCTCCACGCACCTCGAGGCGACCCTGCTCAACTTAGTCAGCTTGTACTACCGCTTCAGCAACCACGGCGTAGCCGACGACTACTACGGCTACGCCGCGCATGGCTTGATCGATCGGGCCTTCGGCTTGCCGGAGCTGGGCGAGTTGCTGAACCGTTACGCCCAACACAAACCTCTCGAGCATTATCAGCGCGCGGCGTATTACTGCGCCACCCTCGGCACTGCGCACGAAGGCCACAGCCAAGAGCTGGCCCTGCAGAGGCTAGATTTATGGCTAAGATAA
- the pseI gene encoding pseudaminic acid synthase: MNIQIGSRLIGPDQPPLIIAELSGNHNQSLERGLAIVDAMAAAGAHAIKLQTYTAETMTLRGAYRIDDPTSLWYGRELYELYEEAHTPWEWHQVLFDRARQHGMLAFSSPFDETAVDFLETLDVPAYKIASFENTDWPLLRRVAATGKPVIMSTGASKLAEVAEAVDVLRSAGCKELVLLKCTSTYPSTPQNTNLRTIPHLQQLFPDALVGLSDHTMGVGAAVAAVALGACVVEKHVTLRRADGGVDSAFSLEPEEVAQLVTETERAWQALGNVQYGVQRAEEKSRLFKRSIYVAKDIRFGEPFTADNIRVVRPGDGLAPRFYDQVLGRTARHDLKAGTPLTWDVL, translated from the coding sequence ATGAACATACAGATTGGCTCCCGCCTGATTGGCCCCGATCAGCCGCCCCTCATCATTGCCGAGCTTAGCGGCAACCACAACCAGTCGCTCGAGCGCGGCTTGGCCATCGTCGATGCCATGGCCGCAGCGGGTGCGCACGCCATTAAGCTGCAGACGTATACCGCCGAAACCATGACGCTACGCGGGGCTTACCGCATCGACGACCCGACATCGTTGTGGTACGGGCGCGAGCTGTATGAGCTCTACGAGGAGGCCCACACCCCTTGGGAGTGGCACCAAGTGTTATTCGACCGCGCCCGGCAACACGGCATGTTGGCTTTCAGCTCGCCTTTCGATGAAACGGCAGTCGATTTTCTGGAAACGCTCGACGTGCCGGCTTATAAAATTGCTTCTTTCGAGAACACCGATTGGCCCCTACTGCGCCGCGTAGCTGCCACCGGCAAGCCCGTGATTATGAGCACCGGCGCAAGCAAATTGGCCGAGGTAGCCGAAGCTGTAGATGTGCTGCGCAGTGCTGGCTGCAAAGAGTTAGTGCTGTTGAAATGTACCAGCACCTACCCCTCAACGCCCCAAAACACCAACCTGCGCACCATTCCGCACTTGCAGCAGCTGTTTCCGGATGCGTTGGTGGGCCTCTCCGACCATACCATGGGCGTGGGTGCCGCCGTAGCCGCCGTGGCCCTAGGTGCTTGCGTGGTGGAAAAGCACGTGACCTTGCGCCGTGCCGATGGCGGCGTTGATTCGGCCTTCTCGCTTGAGCCCGAAGAAGTTGCCCAACTGGTTACGGAAACCGAACGCGCTTGGCAAGCCTTGGGCAACGTGCAGTACGGCGTGCAGCGCGCCGAAGAAAAAAGCCGCTTGTTTAAGCGTTCCATCTACGTGGCGAAGGACATCCGATTCGGCGAACCGTTCACGGCCGACAACATTCGGGTGGTGCGCCCCGGCGACGGACTGGCACCTAGGTTCTACGACCAGGTGCTCGGCCGCACGGCTCGCCACGACCTGAAAGCTGGTACGCCGCTCACCTGGGACGTGCTCTAA
- a CDS encoding T9SS type B sorting domain-containing protein, with protein MNAPVWAQREYHNWYFGDSTGLSFVNASPAPSVLTNGKWKFVQGAASISDAAGNFLFASDAYTVWDRNWRPMPGRNISQVLRFSGFNRRQVMALPQPGSSSRYYVFASQREFYSNEYPVGGGNTRLFLPYVVVDMSARGGLGGIVARDSLELPLWVLHAQAPIYGLSSNWAAVRHTNGRDLWLVGVSDEGQYMSWLLSAAGLAAVPIVSYQPRWIGSGGILKASPDGRRLAFLSHVRAQRPTSVRYTEGHLELADFNTATGEVNNAQVLPTRFMGRNWYSNNSGGGGILSALKGLEFSPDCSRLYVDSAGTYPLQYNLLAGSAQAVDASRTQVQVPRGPGYGSYVTDMKLAPDGKIYLVYGNSFVGCISKPNALGNAAQLQFGTPNLQPRSAGSGTLPLSPNDLNLPPVVVTGAGSVTAGRSCAGEPIQFSSSLSPFVTASAYAWDFGEPSSGPLNTAAGQAPAHSYAAGGQYTVTLRVTATDGRQFTASQVVQVDARPQVSFTADTVLCHGQESVLSPGSQPAGSTYRWHDGSTAPTFTAAETGDYKVTVTSPAGCSTSGQVHLRVQDCPDLPNIITPNGDQQNDAFYAKGLLAYEWRCRIFNRWGKLVFESHSYKNNWGANQPNGVYYYELIHNRTGQRLKGNLEVLQ; from the coding sequence GTGAATGCCCCAGTTTGGGCGCAGCGCGAGTATCATAACTGGTATTTTGGCGACAGTACGGGCCTGTCGTTTGTCAACGCCAGCCCAGCACCAAGTGTGCTCACCAACGGCAAATGGAAGTTTGTACAAGGAGCAGCTTCTATCTCCGATGCAGCCGGTAATTTTCTGTTTGCTTCCGATGCCTACACCGTGTGGGACCGTAACTGGCGCCCCATGCCCGGCCGCAACATTTCGCAGGTGCTGCGCTTTTCTGGTTTCAACCGGCGGCAAGTAATGGCTTTGCCACAGCCAGGCAGCAGCTCGCGCTACTACGTGTTTGCCAGCCAACGCGAGTTTTACAGCAACGAGTACCCCGTTGGGGGCGGCAATACTCGCCTGTTTTTGCCCTACGTGGTAGTTGATATGAGCGCCCGCGGTGGACTAGGAGGAATTGTGGCGCGCGACAGCCTGGAGCTGCCCCTGTGGGTGCTGCACGCCCAAGCACCTATCTATGGGCTCAGCAGCAACTGGGCTGCGGTGCGCCACACCAACGGCCGAGACCTGTGGTTGGTCGGCGTTTCCGACGAAGGCCAATACATGAGCTGGCTCTTGTCGGCCGCGGGGTTGGCCGCGGTGCCAATAGTTAGTTACCAGCCGCGTTGGATCGGCTCGGGTGGCATTCTGAAAGCTTCGCCCGACGGCCGCAGGCTCGCCTTCTTGTCGCATGTGCGTGCGCAACGCCCCACCTCTGTGCGCTATACCGAAGGCCACCTCGAGCTTGCCGATTTCAACACGGCCACCGGCGAGGTGAACAATGCTCAGGTGCTGCCAACCCGCTTTATGGGCCGTAACTGGTATTCAAACAACAGCGGCGGTGGCGGCATACTTAGCGCGCTGAAAGGCCTCGAGTTTTCGCCCGATTGCTCCCGCTTGTATGTCGACTCTGCCGGCACTTACCCTTTGCAGTACAACCTGCTAGCTGGCTCGGCGCAGGCAGTTGATGCCAGCCGCACCCAAGTGCAAGTACCTAGGGGGCCGGGTTACGGCTCCTACGTTACCGATATGAAGCTTGCGCCCGACGGCAAGATCTACCTTGTCTACGGCAACAGCTTCGTCGGCTGCATCAGCAAACCCAACGCCCTGGGCAATGCCGCTCAACTGCAGTTTGGCACCCCTAACCTACAGCCTAGATCGGCAGGGTCGGGCACGTTGCCACTCTCGCCCAACGACCTAAACTTGCCCCCCGTGGTAGTTACCGGAGCCGGCAGCGTTACGGCAGGCCGCAGCTGCGCAGGCGAGCCGATTCAGTTTTCATCATCGCTGAGCCCATTTGTAACAGCCTCGGCCTACGCCTGGGACTTTGGCGAACCATCATCGGGGCCACTCAATACGGCTGCCGGGCAAGCGCCTGCCCATAGCTATGCAGCGGGCGGCCAGTACACCGTAACGCTGCGCGTAACGGCCACCGATGGCCGCCAATTCACGGCCTCCCAGGTAGTGCAGGTAGATGCCCGTCCACAAGTCAGCTTTACTGCCGATACCGTGCTTTGCCACGGCCAGGAGAGCGTGTTGAGCCCCGGTTCGCAACCCGCCGGCAGCACCTACCGCTGGCACGACGGCAGCACGGCTCCCACATTCACCGCAGCCGAAACCGGAGATTACAAGGTTACCGTAACCAGCCCTGCCGGGTGCAGTACTTCGGGGCAAGTGCACCTGCGCGTTCAGGATTGCCCCGACCTGCCAAATATCATCACCCCAAACGGCGACCAGCAAAACGATGCTTTTTACGCCAAGGGGCTACTGGCTTACGAGTGGCGGTGCCGCATCTTTAATCGTTGGGGCAAGCTCGTCTTCGAATCCCACTCCTATAAAAACAACTGGGGCGCCAACCAGCCAAACGGCGTGTACTACTACGAACTTATACACAACCGCACGGGCCAGCGCCTCAAGGGCAATTTGGAAGTGCTGCAATAG
- the pseB gene encoding UDP-N-acetylglucosamine 4,6-dehydratase (inverting), whose product MALDLNHKSILLTGGTGSFGKQFVQLVLDRYPQVKRLVVFSRDELKQYEMAQQFPQSKYPAMRYFIGDVRDAERMKRACEGIDIIVHAAALKQVPAAEYNPMECIKTNIFGAENVINAALDCGVKDVVALSTDKAAAPINLYGATKLCSDKLFVAANNMKGARDLRFSVVRYGNVIGSRGSVVPFFLQERQKGVLPITHPDMTRFNISLEEGVDLVLYALEHSWGGEIFVPKIPSYKITELATAIAPNCEQKIVGIRPGEKLHEEMITETDALSTVELEKYYVILPSTPPWSEEEFIQHFGGKRVPLGFHYDSANNTEWLDAEQLREEIRLHVDAEFEA is encoded by the coding sequence ATGGCCCTCGACCTCAACCATAAATCCATTCTGCTGACCGGCGGTACCGGTTCGTTTGGCAAACAGTTCGTGCAGTTGGTGCTCGATCGGTACCCCCAGGTAAAACGCCTCGTGGTGTTTTCGCGCGATGAGCTGAAGCAGTACGAAATGGCTCAGCAGTTTCCGCAGAGCAAATACCCGGCAATGCGCTACTTCATCGGCGACGTGCGCGACGCTGAGCGCATGAAGCGCGCCTGCGAAGGCATCGACATTATTGTGCACGCCGCGGCGCTTAAGCAGGTGCCGGCCGCCGAGTACAACCCGATGGAGTGCATCAAAACAAACATTTTCGGGGCCGAAAACGTGATTAACGCCGCTCTCGACTGCGGCGTAAAAGATGTGGTGGCCCTGAGCACCGACAAGGCGGCCGCGCCCATCAACCTGTACGGCGCCACCAAGTTGTGCTCGGATAAGCTGTTTGTGGCCGCCAACAACATGAAAGGCGCGCGCGACTTGCGCTTTTCGGTGGTGCGCTACGGCAACGTAATTGGCTCGCGCGGTTCGGTGGTGCCGTTCTTTTTGCAGGAGCGCCAGAAAGGCGTGCTGCCCATTACCCACCCCGACATGACGCGCTTCAACATCTCGCTCGAAGAGGGCGTTGACTTGGTGCTGTACGCGCTGGAGCACTCCTGGGGCGGCGAAATTTTCGTGCCGAAGATTCCTTCCTATAAAATCACGGAGTTGGCCACGGCCATTGCCCCCAACTGCGAGCAGAAGATTGTGGGCATCCGGCCCGGCGAAAAGCTGCACGAGGAGATGATTACCGAAACCGATGCCCTGAGCACGGTGGAGTTGGAGAAGTACTACGTTATTCTGCCCTCTACCCCGCCCTGGAGCGAGGAAGAGTTTATTCAGCACTTCGGCGGCAAGCGCGTGCCATTGGGCTTTCACTACGATTCGGCCAACAATACCGAATGGCTGGATGCCGAGCAGCTGCGCGAGGAGATTCGCCTGCACGTCGACGCGGAGTTCGAGGCTTAA
- a CDS encoding SDR family NAD(P)-dependent oxidoreductase produces the protein MANPALAPYANMFSLHEQVVLVTGGYGHLGKAIVLGLAAHGAKVVVLGRNEDTYAEAFPDMEGLHFQHCDVADTASVKDAYAAVRAQLGLPAVLVNNAFYSRGNQPEALTDEEFAFGLDGSLGSAYRCIREVLPYMRERGAGKIINVASMYGVVAPDFAAYQATPQFTNPPHYGAAKAGVIQLTKYFASYLGPHNIQVNCVSPGAFPSSGVQQHAEFVQQLEQRIPLGRIGQPQDLAGAFVFLASSASDFVTGHNLVVDGGWTIR, from the coding sequence ATGGCCAACCCCGCGCTAGCGCCCTACGCAAATATGTTTTCGCTGCACGAGCAGGTGGTGCTGGTAACCGGCGGCTACGGGCACCTAGGCAAAGCCATTGTGCTCGGGCTGGCAGCACACGGGGCCAAGGTGGTAGTGCTCGGCCGCAACGAAGACACCTATGCTGAAGCCTTTCCCGATATGGAAGGCCTCCACTTTCAGCACTGCGACGTAGCCGATACCGCTTCTGTGAAAGATGCCTATGCAGCCGTTCGGGCGCAACTGGGCTTACCGGCGGTGCTCGTGAACAACGCCTTCTACAGCCGCGGCAACCAGCCCGAGGCGCTTACCGACGAGGAGTTTGCCTTTGGCCTCGATGGTTCGCTCGGCAGCGCCTACCGCTGCATCAGGGAGGTACTGCCGTACATGCGCGAGCGGGGCGCTGGCAAAATCATCAACGTTGCCTCGATGTACGGCGTGGTAGCCCCCGACTTTGCGGCTTACCAGGCTACGCCGCAGTTTACCAACCCGCCGCACTACGGCGCAGCCAAGGCCGGGGTCATTCAGCTTACCAAGTACTTCGCCTCGTACCTAGGGCCGCACAACATCCAGGTAAACTGCGTTTCGCCTGGCGCCTTTCCGAGCTCCGGGGTGCAGCAACACGCCGAGTTTGTGCAGCAATTGGAGCAGCGTATTCCGCTGGGCCGAATTGGACAGCCGCAAGACCTAGCCGGTGCCTTTGTGTTTTTGGCCTCCAGCGCTTCAGATTTTGTAACGGGCCACAACCTGGTTGTCGACGGCGGATGGACAATTCGCTAA
- the pseG gene encoding UDP-2,4-diacetamido-2,4,6-trideoxy-beta-L-altropyranose hydrolase, translating to MAAPASPRLVFRADGNPRIGLGHVMRLLALADILGQQYPTVFVVQEPWAELMQLLRAACDEVVEAPPMPYEGEPAWLAQQVLQPTDVLVLDGYGFEFNYQQAVRPHVARLVYIDDLHSFPQAADLILNPAGGISAKDYELRQPGAQVLSGPRHAPLRPVFQQAAQQPTPTDASAHTVLVCLGGADPTQQTQRITHMLLELEPIQQVHAVVGSAFAGWDALQSWANDQPRLLLHRNLGAAEMCALMQQCGTAVCSPSTISYEYCAAGGGLLFVQPVADNQHDIDLFLRSSGLALPFHAATNVLTSPEAGRLAEQMRHAQRRQFDGLAPQRLHQAFAALLLPAPTFRLRLATAADSDLLFAWSNDPTVRQFSFNPNPIERAEHDVWFTSRLNNPEAVLLIAEDDATHTALGLIRFAIAGTEATLSYQIAAEHRGRGLSAPLLAAGTEALHQLRPQVQRVLGHVQLRNEASLKSFRRAGFAELPTAAATHPESLTFAWVY from the coding sequence ATGGCTGCTCCTGCTTCGCCCCGGTTGGTATTTCGTGCCGATGGCAACCCGCGCATCGGCTTGGGCCACGTAATGCGGCTGCTGGCGTTGGCCGACATCCTGGGCCAGCAGTACCCAACGGTATTTGTGGTGCAGGAGCCTTGGGCCGAGCTGATGCAGCTGCTGCGCGCTGCCTGCGACGAGGTGGTAGAAGCGCCGCCTATGCCGTACGAGGGCGAACCGGCTTGGCTGGCGCAGCAGGTACTACAGCCCACCGACGTGCTAGTGCTCGACGGCTACGGGTTCGAATTCAACTACCAGCAAGCCGTACGCCCCCACGTAGCTCGCCTGGTTTACATCGACGACCTGCATAGCTTTCCGCAAGCCGCCGACCTCATCCTTAACCCGGCTGGCGGTATTTCGGCCAAAGATTACGAGCTACGCCAGCCCGGCGCGCAAGTGCTTTCGGGCCCACGCCACGCGCCGCTGCGTCCGGTTTTTCAGCAGGCAGCCCAACAACCAACCCCAACAGATGCATCGGCCCACACGGTGCTGGTGTGCCTAGGTGGCGCCGACCCTACGCAGCAAACCCAGCGCATTACGCATATGCTGCTTGAGCTCGAGCCCATACAACAGGTACACGCCGTGGTGGGCAGCGCCTTTGCCGGTTGGGATGCCCTGCAAAGCTGGGCCAACGATCAACCACGTCTGCTGCTGCACCGAAATTTAGGAGCGGCCGAGATGTGCGCCCTCATGCAACAATGCGGCACGGCCGTTTGCTCGCCCAGCACCATCAGCTACGAGTATTGCGCGGCCGGGGGCGGCCTGCTGTTTGTGCAGCCAGTAGCCGACAATCAGCACGACATCGATTTGTTTTTGCGCAGTTCGGGCCTGGCGTTGCCGTTCCATGCGGCTACCAATGTGCTTACCTCGCCCGAGGCCGGCCGCTTAGCCGAGCAAATGCGCCATGCACAGCGCCGGCAGTTCGATGGCTTAGCTCCGCAGCGCTTGCACCAAGCGTTTGCGGCGCTGCTGTTGCCTGCACCCACGTTTCGCTTACGGCTGGCAACCGCAGCCGACTCCGATTTGCTGTTTGCCTGGAGCAACGACCCAACCGTGCGGCAGTTCTCCTTCAACCCCAACCCGATTGAGCGCGCCGAGCACGACGTTTGGTTTACGAGCCGCCTCAACAATCCCGAGGCGGTTCTGCTCATCGCCGAGGACGATGCCACTCACACGGCCCTAGGTCTCATTCGGTTTGCCATTGCTGGCACCGAGGCCACGCTCAGCTACCAAATAGCCGCCGAACACCGCGGCCGTGGCTTGTCGGCGCCGCTGCTAGCTGCCGGCACCGAGGCACTACACCAGCTCCGGCCACAGGTGCAGCGGGTGTTGGGCCACGTGCAACTCCGGAACGAGGCTTCCTTGAAGTCGTTCCGGCGGGCGGGGTTTGCTGAGCTACCAACGGCCGCGGCAACGCACCCCGAATCGCTTACTTTTGCGTGGGTTTATTAA